One window from the genome of Pelodictyon luteolum DSM 273 encodes:
- a CDS encoding alpha/beta fold hydrolase, with the protein MNSHQPLNGKSGETFSMPVDDISMSCRVFGEGYPLVFIMGYGSTMNLWEPGLLDLFASRFKVIVFDNRGMGDTGEGTEDYSIVRMADDTAGLMRALNIQQAHVLGWSMGSLVAQELAFRHPSLLSKLVLYAAHCDAQMFPPSLEVLSMLTDTSGSPEERGMRYISVLFPEAWMEANGQRLKEIFYRPMGRIPEDITARQSAAIDAWSGTTERLPMLDNPTLIITGSDDRLVSPHNARYLAEKIPQPHAQLCVVEHAGHGLMFQYPELFFEKVAAFLQ; encoded by the coding sequence ATGAACAGCCACCAGCCCCTCAACGGAAAATCAGGCGAAACGTTTTCGATGCCGGTTGACGACATCTCGATGAGCTGCCGCGTTTTCGGGGAAGGCTATCCACTTGTCTTCATCATGGGCTACGGCAGTACCATGAACCTCTGGGAACCGGGTCTGCTTGATTTGTTTGCGTCGCGTTTCAAAGTGATTGTGTTCGATAACCGGGGCATGGGAGATACCGGCGAGGGAACGGAGGACTATTCGATAGTCCGCATGGCCGACGATACGGCCGGGCTGATGCGGGCCCTGAACATTCAGCAGGCGCATGTGCTTGGATGGTCGATGGGTTCACTTGTCGCGCAGGAACTGGCTTTTCGTCACCCCTCTCTGTTGAGCAAACTGGTGCTCTATGCCGCGCATTGCGATGCACAGATGTTTCCCCCTTCTCTCGAAGTGCTGTCGATGCTTACCGACACGTCCGGGTCGCCCGAAGAGCGCGGCATGCGCTATATCAGCGTCCTCTTTCCTGAGGCGTGGATGGAGGCAAATGGCCAGCGCCTGAAGGAGATCTTCTATCGCCCGATGGGACGCATCCCTGAGGATATCACGGCAAGACAGTCAGCGGCGATTGATGCATGGAGCGGTACGACGGAGCGGTTGCCGATGCTGGATAACCCGACGCTGATCATAACCGGATCGGATGACCGGCTTGTGAGCCCTCACAACGCACGATATCTTGCCGAAAAGATCCCTCAACCTCATGCACAGTTATGCGTGGTGGAACATGCGGGACACGGGCTTATGTTTCAGTATCCCGAACTCTTCTTCGAAAAGGTCGCAGCTTTTCTCCAATAG
- a CDS encoding Nif11-like leader peptide family natural product precursor translates to MSVEQAKAFIEKMKTDEAFREKIMAIETPEERLKAIGSAGYECTGEEINEAGSDVGLESGGGGCAVIF, encoded by the coding sequence ATGTCAGTAGAACAGGCAAAAGCGTTCATCGAGAAGATGAAAACGGACGAAGCGTTCCGTGAAAAGATCATGGCAATCGAAACGCCGGAGGAGCGGCTGAAAGCCATCGGTTCAGCAGGATATGAGTGCACCGGAGAAGAGATTAACGAGGCAGGCTCTGACGTTGGGCTTGAGTCGGGAGGCGGTGGCTGTGCGGTGATATTCTAA
- a CDS encoding DUF4236 domain-containing protein encodes MAFRFWKRITLFPGLTLNISKSGISISAGPRGAKFTMGPKGKRLTAGIPGTGLSWTKTFRNTGTTDTPKQKENEHAI; translated from the coding sequence ATGGCATTCAGATTCTGGAAAAGGATAACCCTCTTCCCCGGCCTTACCCTAAACATCAGCAAGTCCGGCATATCGATTTCCGCCGGGCCCCGGGGTGCGAAATTCACCATGGGCCCGAAAGGAAAGCGCCTCACCGCAGGTATTCCCGGCACGGGCCTCTCCTGGACGAAAACTTTCAGGAATACAGGCACAACAGATACACCCAAACAGAAGGAGAACGAACATGCCATTTGA
- a CDS encoding lmo0937 family membrane protein — MLEIIAIVLIVLWLLGLVTSYSMGGLIHVLLVIAVVVILIRVIQGRRI; from the coding sequence ATGCTGGAAATCATCGCCATCGTACTGATTGTTCTCTGGCTTCTTGGATTGGTGACTTCCTATTCCATGGGAGGCCTGATTCACGTTCTTCTTGTTATTGCGGTTGTGGTTATCCTGATCCGTGTCATTCAGGGCCGGAGGATTTGA
- a CDS encoding Nif11-like leader peptide family natural product precursor: MSVEQAKAFIEKMKTDEAFREKIMAIETPEERLGAIGAAGFECTGEEINEVGSAEVEEVGGAGVFEEFGRRMGREVDGFFDAMNDVIHCPLYYY; encoded by the coding sequence ATGTCAGTAGAACAGGCAAAAGCGTTCATCGAGAAGATGAAGACGGACGAAGCGTTCCGTGAAAAGATCATGGCGATTGAAACACCGGAGGAGCGGCTGGGGGCCATCGGAGCCGCAGGATTCGAGTGCACCGGAGAGGAAATTAACGAGGTCGGTTCCGCAGAGGTTGAGGAGGTAGGAGGGGCTGGGGTATTTGAGGAGTTCGGGCGGAGGATGGGGCGGGAGGTTGATGGGTTTTTTGACGCAATGAATGATGTGATTCATTGCCCATTATATTACTATTAA
- a CDS encoding ATP-binding protein — protein MSTAPIVTLIGKLKRSRVMQLTLAFFLPAMTLIVLLSIYFSSREYDFHSIKIKSALEQLLANSQLSLLSQNEFIVSDLDFITTLPDLTAVLLNQSSPSQRQSITSTLSTLSEARPGYTKIRIIDVNGHEQISILHPLRSKASAQPDSMLQDLHLRTFFTQSIKLPRQDIYIASSGPAGQDSLSTAPFIRIAKPIRDASGRIIGVAVINSNGVQQAEALMKHESIAGCNAMLVTHDGNYLGLPRYDDGSRKLLQDADPSITATFPEEWSYIKTRTEGQLLSRKGLFIFRRLYLIPYHSPLRRDTISSEGDYWVMIQHVPPSVIKAMQSATLDYMLMAGAAGIIMFIGALFLAIRIDDSRRKRQELETVTGTIPAFIFMKDPQLRYSFANQYALNQLQCKKETIINKRSGDIFPADTAALFEKEDLEILQTGKSIINQNGEILLADGTTIAVLTNKVPLTNYNNEIEGIISVSMDWSMQKESEEKNRMLENKLRDRQKIEMLGTLAGGIAHDFNNLLTPIIGYSELVLESLPEKSELGESLNTVIKAAMRGKKLIRQMLMFGRNDTPSLRPCQLKPILDEAMDFLRPSIPSTVRMEILIADFSDAVMCDPMQIQQIILNLCTNAWQAMVNETGTVSVELSKTTAENAMAAINKPLLRDQVYARITVRDDGTGMSKTVSDCMFDPFYTTKEVGKGTGLGLSVVYGIVKAHKGEISVESTEGSGTAVTVFLPVAVNQTADEG, from the coding sequence ATGTCCACCGCACCGATTGTCACCCTCATCGGAAAACTCAAGCGCAGTCGGGTCATGCAGTTGACCCTGGCGTTTTTCCTGCCGGCAATGACCCTCATTGTGCTCCTGAGCATCTATTTCTCCTCCAGGGAATACGATTTTCATTCCATCAAAATCAAGTCTGCACTCGAACAGCTCCTTGCCAATAGCCAGTTAAGCCTCCTCAGCCAGAACGAGTTCATCGTTTCCGACCTTGATTTCATCACCACACTGCCGGATCTCACTGCGGTCCTTCTCAATCAGTCCTCACCCAGTCAGCGGCAATCCATAACCTCGACCCTCAGCACCCTCAGTGAGGCCCGGCCCGGATACACCAAAATCCGCATCATCGACGTCAACGGCCATGAACAGATAAGCATCCTGCATCCGCTCCGCTCAAAAGCCTCCGCACAGCCTGACTCAATGCTTCAGGATCTTCATCTGCGGACCTTCTTCACCCAGTCCATCAAGCTCCCCCGGCAGGACATTTACATCGCATCATCAGGACCCGCAGGGCAGGATTCGCTCTCCACTGCCCCCTTCATCCGTATTGCAAAGCCGATCAGGGATGCATCCGGCCGCATCATAGGGGTTGCAGTAATCAACTCGAACGGGGTTCAGCAGGCAGAGGCCCTGATGAAACACGAAAGCATCGCCGGCTGCAATGCCATGCTTGTAACCCACGATGGCAACTATTTGGGCCTTCCACGCTATGATGACGGAAGCAGGAAGTTGCTTCAGGATGCTGATCCATCGATCACCGCCACATTTCCTGAGGAATGGTCATACATCAAAACCCGGACAGAAGGCCAGTTGCTGAGCAGGAAAGGGCTTTTCATTTTCAGACGCCTTTATCTGATCCCGTACCATTCGCCTCTGCGCAGGGATACCATATCGAGCGAAGGCGATTACTGGGTCATGATTCAGCATGTACCGCCCTCCGTCATCAAGGCAATGCAATCGGCAACATTGGATTACATGCTCATGGCGGGTGCCGCCGGCATCATCATGTTCATCGGAGCTCTGTTTCTTGCTATACGGATTGATGACAGCCGCCGTAAGAGACAGGAACTCGAAACGGTGACCGGTACGATTCCCGCCTTCATTTTCATGAAGGACCCTCAGCTCCGATATAGCTTCGCGAACCAATACGCGCTCAATCAGCTCCAATGCAAAAAAGAAACGATCATCAACAAAAGAAGCGGAGACATTTTTCCTGCTGACACGGCAGCTCTCTTTGAAAAAGAAGACCTGGAGATCCTGCAGACCGGCAAAAGCATCATCAACCAGAATGGTGAAATCCTGCTGGCTGACGGCACCACCATTGCCGTACTCACCAACAAAGTGCCATTGACCAATTACAACAACGAGATTGAAGGTATCATCTCCGTATCAATGGACTGGTCAATGCAGAAAGAGTCCGAAGAGAAAAACAGGATGCTGGAAAACAAACTGCGCGACCGTCAGAAAATAGAAATGCTCGGAACCCTTGCCGGCGGCATTGCCCATGATTTCAACAACCTCCTCACGCCCATCATCGGTTATAGCGAATTGGTACTTGAATCACTACCGGAAAAGAGCGAGCTCGGGGAAAGCCTGAATACGGTAATAAAGGCGGCCATGAGAGGCAAAAAGCTGATCCGGCAGATGCTGATGTTCGGACGCAATGATACCCCCAGCCTCAGGCCCTGCCAGCTGAAGCCGATATTGGATGAAGCCATGGACTTCCTCAGGCCCTCCATTCCTTCCACCGTCAGGATGGAAATCCTGATCGCCGACTTCAGCGACGCCGTCATGTGCGACCCCATGCAAATCCAGCAGATAATACTCAACCTCTGTACGAATGCCTGGCAGGCAATGGTGAATGAAACCGGAACCGTTTCCGTTGAGTTGAGCAAAACCACCGCGGAGAATGCAATGGCCGCAATAAACAAACCACTCTTACGTGATCAAGTCTACGCAAGGATAACGGTTCGCGACGACGGTACAGGCATGTCGAAAACTGTCAGTGACTGTATGTTCGATCCATTCTATACAACCAAGGAGGTCGGTAAAGGAACTGGCCTTGGTCTTTCCGTCGTTTACGGAATAGTCAAGGCCCATAAAGGAGAGATTAGCGTTGAAAGCACGGAAGGGTCAGGAACTGCCGTCACGGTCTTTCTGCCGGTGGCGGTGAATCAAACAGCAGATGAAGGGTGA
- a CDS encoding NAD(P)-dependent malic enzyme, with translation MGYTQKSLDLHRQARGKIEIHSKVSLKNKEDMSSAYTPGVAAVCTAIGRDKKNSYIMTNRGSQVAIVSDGTAILGLGNLGPEAAMPVMEGKSIIFKEFANIDAIPLCINSTDVDEIVTFCRLIEPSFAGINLEDISSPRCFEIFERLEKSLSIPVFHDDQDGTAIVTLAAIINACRVTSRELKDLRVVVNGAGAAGIAIARLLIHAEVSDVVLVDTRGALYEGREGMNPIKEEIALRSNRLKHEGDLQSAMAGADVFVGVSVGNIVTGEMIAGMNPAPFIFPMANPTPEIMPEDAFKAGACIVGTGRSDLPNQVNNALVFPGLFKGLLQTGIRKITPEMKIAVADAIAHAIVPTADHLMPTTFDKQVVENIVTVLAGMASN, from the coding sequence ATGGGTTATACACAGAAATCTCTTGATCTGCATCGCCAGGCGCGCGGCAAAATCGAAATACACTCAAAAGTCAGTCTGAAAAACAAAGAGGACATGTCTTCGGCCTACACGCCCGGAGTTGCCGCCGTATGCACGGCAATAGGCCGGGATAAGAAGAATTCCTACATCATGACCAATCGCGGCAGCCAGGTGGCAATCGTCTCTGACGGAACGGCCATCCTCGGGCTCGGCAACCTCGGACCGGAGGCGGCCATGCCCGTCATGGAGGGCAAGTCGATCATTTTCAAGGAGTTCGCCAATATCGACGCCATCCCCTTATGCATAAACTCAACCGATGTTGACGAGATCGTGACGTTCTGCAGGCTTATAGAGCCGAGTTTTGCCGGCATCAACCTTGAAGATATCTCATCTCCCCGCTGCTTCGAGATTTTTGAGCGGCTTGAAAAGTCGCTCTCCATTCCCGTTTTTCATGATGATCAGGACGGTACCGCCATTGTTACACTGGCGGCGATCATCAACGCCTGCCGCGTTACCAGTAGAGAACTGAAGGATCTCCGCGTGGTGGTCAACGGCGCCGGCGCTGCCGGCATAGCGATTGCCAGACTGCTTATCCATGCTGAGGTCAGTGATGTGGTTCTTGTTGATACCCGTGGTGCGCTGTATGAGGGACGGGAGGGCATGAACCCCATCAAAGAGGAGATTGCCCTGCGAAGCAACAGGCTGAAGCATGAGGGCGATCTGCAGAGCGCCATGGCCGGTGCCGATGTTTTTGTCGGCGTCTCTGTCGGCAATATTGTGACAGGGGAGATGATTGCCGGCATGAACCCCGCACCCTTCATCTTTCCGATGGCCAATCCGACTCCGGAAATCATGCCTGAAGATGCCTTCAAGGCGGGAGCCTGTATTGTCGGTACCGGCCGTTCGGATCTGCCGAACCAGGTCAACAACGCCCTTGTATTTCCCGGTCTCTTCAAGGGATTGCTGCAGACGGGCATACGAAAGATTACGCCGGAGATGAAAATCGCCGTCGCAGATGCCATAGCGCATGCAATCGTTCCGACGGCAGACC
- the ftsZ gene encoding cell division protein FtsZ, producing MPFEVDPGMHGEEELLGAGIMIVGVGGCGGNAVNGMIERNIEGVRYVVFNTDQQALRHSKAINRVKIGRETTGGLGAGADPAVGRKAAEEDRDIIAEQLKGADLVFITAGMGKGTGTGAAPVIAAIARSMGILTIGVVTRPFGFEGGITAAVADEGIAELRKHLDTLILVENEKIAASAEERASATEVYDMVNEILYQAAKSISDIITYHGHVNVDFADVRSITAGGGDALMGSAAAAGQRKALQAAMAALESPLLDGVCLTEAKGLLVNITGKVEMQDLQDAMRFIGEQVGHEAKIINGYVDQQLRENEARVTIIVTGFTHKVHNAPEGPEPPPVIPLKAPEARDLSGDLATPAYIRRNIPIDGPYATPQGSAEEQTGTPFRHTPASRSADETIRKDRSDIPAFLRRSDNPNFTGLFQTDN from the coding sequence ATGCCATTTGAAGTCGATCCGGGCATGCATGGCGAAGAAGAGCTGCTGGGAGCCGGAATCATGATTGTCGGTGTCGGCGGGTGCGGAGGCAATGCCGTCAACGGCATGATCGAGAGGAACATCGAGGGGGTGCGCTACGTCGTCTTCAATACCGACCAGCAGGCGCTCAGGCACTCGAAAGCCATCAACCGGGTAAAGATAGGCCGGGAGACGACCGGAGGGCTTGGCGCAGGGGCAGATCCGGCGGTGGGCCGCAAGGCAGCCGAAGAGGACCGCGACATCATTGCCGAACAGCTCAAGGGCGCCGACCTGGTATTCATCACGGCAGGCATGGGAAAGGGAACCGGCACCGGAGCCGCACCGGTGATTGCCGCCATCGCCAGAAGCATGGGGATCCTCACCATCGGGGTCGTCACCAGGCCGTTCGGGTTCGAGGGAGGGATTACGGCTGCAGTCGCCGATGAGGGCATTGCGGAACTCCGCAAACACCTCGACACCCTGATTCTGGTCGAAAACGAGAAGATAGCCGCTTCGGCCGAAGAGCGGGCAAGCGCCACCGAGGTCTACGACATGGTGAACGAAATCCTCTACCAGGCGGCAAAAAGCATTTCCGACATCATCACCTACCACGGCCACGTCAATGTTGACTTTGCCGATGTGAGAAGCATCACGGCAGGAGGCGGCGATGCCCTCATGGGCTCAGCGGCGGCCGCCGGCCAGCGCAAGGCGCTGCAGGCCGCCATGGCGGCCCTCGAGAGTCCCCTGCTTGACGGAGTTTGCCTTACAGAAGCCAAAGGACTCCTGGTGAACATTACCGGTAAGGTGGAGATGCAGGACCTTCAGGACGCCATGCGCTTCATCGGAGAGCAGGTCGGGCATGAGGCAAAAATCATCAACGGCTATGTCGACCAGCAGCTGAGGGAAAATGAAGCCCGGGTGACCATCATCGTCACCGGCTTCACCCACAAGGTCCATAATGCACCCGAGGGTCCTGAACCCCCGCCGGTCATACCGCTCAAGGCGCCTGAAGCAAGGGACCTGTCCGGGGACCTTGCAACTCCTGCCTATATAAGACGGAACATCCCGATTGATGGCCCCTACGCCACCCCGCAGGGCAGCGCAGAGGAACAGACCGGAACGCCCTTCCGGCATACCCCGGCCTCCCGGTCCGCAGATGAGACCATAAGAAAAGACCGTTCCGACATCCCCGCGTTCCTCCGCAGGTCCGACAACCCTAATTTCACAGGGCTCTTTCAGACTGATAACTGA
- a CDS encoding response regulator transcription factor, with protein sequence MKRILVIDDEPDILNLMRRMLEKHGYRVSCAENGKIGLQHIDHEPYDLVITDMQMPGVDGMAIIHHLSKRAPDTRIIAISGGIKLYGADNLDRAEEAGAEAILAKPFTTKEFVATVAGVLESTPPPQPPPPPQQRGD encoded by the coding sequence ATGAAACGAATACTTGTCATCGACGACGAACCCGATATCCTGAACCTGATGCGCCGAATGCTTGAAAAGCACGGCTATAGGGTCAGTTGTGCGGAAAACGGGAAAATCGGCTTGCAGCATATTGATCATGAGCCGTATGACCTTGTCATAACCGATATGCAGATGCCCGGCGTTGATGGAATGGCAATCATCCACCATCTCAGCAAACGGGCACCGGACACCAGGATCATCGCCATATCGGGTGGCATAAAACTTTATGGAGCAGACAACCTCGATAGAGCTGAAGAAGCAGGAGCGGAGGCCATTCTCGCCAAGCCGTTCACTACCAAAGAATTTGTTGCCACCGTCGCAGGCGTTCTGGAGTCAACCCCACCGCCACAGCCGCCGCCGCCGCCGCAACAACGCGGCGACTGA
- a CDS encoding 2Fe-2S iron-sulfur cluster-binding protein — MNITINEKAAVAAVGQKLIHVAQKNHSHVGYVCAGNGVCQTCYVTVEEGAECLSPLSDVEKAFLSERQINAGGRMACQAVLEKEGTVTILSRPEEVRSMLFNNPLGLFSYGADMGRDTAEKIRPGISNLIARIQTGELKSEDPMGELMKALTGAVNLVIATLPDNIPFGLGEQLKNLASSLPRNLNLSLPLNISIPFLSAGEEKKNTLIAVPVTARKS, encoded by the coding sequence ATGAACATCACCATCAACGAAAAGGCTGCCGTGGCCGCTGTAGGCCAGAAACTCATCCATGTCGCCCAAAAGAACCACAGCCATGTCGGCTATGTCTGCGCCGGCAACGGCGTCTGCCAGACCTGCTATGTGACCGTAGAAGAGGGTGCAGAATGCCTTTCACCGCTCTCCGACGTGGAAAAAGCGTTCCTCTCTGAGCGCCAGATCAATGCGGGCGGCAGGATGGCCTGTCAGGCTGTACTGGAAAAAGAAGGAACGGTGACGATACTCTCCAGACCCGAAGAAGTGCGCAGCATGCTCTTCAACAACCCGCTCGGGCTCTTCAGCTACGGTGCCGATATGGGCAGGGATACTGCAGAGAAAATCAGGCCGGGCATCAGCAACCTCATCGCCAGAATCCAGACGGGGGAACTGAAAAGCGAAGATCCGATGGGCGAGCTCATGAAAGCCCTTACCGGCGCCGTGAACCTGGTGATTGCAACGCTGCCCGACAATATTCCTTTCGGCCTCGGCGAGCAGCTGAAGAACCTTGCCTCCAGCCTGCCCCGGAACCTGAACCTCAGCCTTCCCCTGAACATCAGCATTCCCTTTCTTTCGGCAGGCGAAGAGAAAAAAAACACCCTCATTGCCGTTCCGGTGACTGCCAGAAAGAGCTGA